In Piliocolobus tephrosceles isolate RC106 chromosome 18, ASM277652v3, whole genome shotgun sequence, the DNA window AAGGTGGTGGGGGGCACACCCTCCCGGTTGGGAATGGCTGCAGGACTGTTCTCCCTGTCGGAGGAAGAGAACAAGGGCCATGAGCGGGGCATCCAGGCGACGCAGAGCAGGCACGCAGGGACACCTGGCGGGCATTGCCTAGGTGCATGAACCAACAGCTGTCCGGTGAGGGAACGCCTGGCAGGGACGTGCTGGGTGCAGCGAGGACCCACCTCTGTGCCTTGGTGTGGTCGTCTCTGAGCGGGAAGAGCTGCTCCTCCACCTTATCCCAGCGCTCCAGGCAACTCCACAGCCAGTCAGGGTTGACCACGTGCAGGTGTCCGCACTCCTGCGCCTGCAGCACCTTCTTTGTGCCTGCGGGAGACCCAGCTGCGTCAGGCTGTTTTGGCCAGCACTGGAGGCTCAGGGCCCACATCTGGCTGCACCCACCAGGGCCCTCACCAAACTGCACCCCACCAGGGCCCAGGGCCCTCACCCGGCTGCACCCCACCANNNNNNNNNNCCAGGGCCCTCACCCGGCTGCACCCCACCAGGGCCCAGGGCCCTCACGCGGCTGCACCCCACCAGGACTCAGGGCCCTTACCCGGCTGCATTCCACCAGGGCCCTCACCCGACTGCACCCCACCAGGGCTGGGGGACCTCACCCAGCTGTAATCACCAGGGTTCAGGGCCCTCACCCGGCTGCACCCCACCAGGGCCCAGGGCCCTCAATCGACTGCATCCAACCAAGGCTCGGGGCCCTCATCTGGCTGCACCCCACCAGGGCTCGGGGCCCTCACCCGGTTGCACACCACCAGGGCTTAGGGCCTTCACCTGGCTGCATCCCACCAGGACCCTCACCCAACTGTACCCCACCAGGCCTCAGGGCCCTCACCCGACTACACCCCACCAGGGCTCAGGGCCCTCACCNNNNNNNNNNTCACCCGACTACACCCCACCAGGGCTCAGGGCCCTCACCCGGCTGCATCCCACCAGGGCCCTCACCCAACTGCACCCCACCAGGGCTCGGGGCCCTCACCCGGCTATAACCACCAGGGCTCAGGACCCTCACCCAGCTGCATCCCACCAAGGCCCTCACCTGGCTGCACCCCACTAGAGCCCAGGGCCCTCACTCGGCTGCACCCCACCAGGGCTGCCCACTGCAGGTTCCCATCTCCCAGGCCAGGGATAAGCAGCCACGGGGGAAGTGGTGGATCTCAGACGAGGAGCTGGGCACAGCGGTGACGTGAGCATGCGTTCAGGAAGGCCCGTCAACAGTGAGGCCACAAACACAGAAGCAAAAAGAAACGTGACCACAATtcggggggaaggaaggaaagcgaAAGAAGGGTCAGGAGCTGGGCAGACACAGGGCAGGGCAAACGAGCACCTGAGGGGCCAAGGAGGACCCCAGCCTGGCCCACCTCCATGCTCACGAGAGAAGGGCCAGGGCAGATGGGCACCCAGGGGCTCAGGAGGACCCCGGTCTGGCCCGGCCCCATGCTCAGGAGAGAAGGGCCTGACTGCCCATGGGAGGCCAGGGCTTGGCTTTGTCCTGGGATCAAGGGTTTCGCTGGGCTCCACGGAAAGCCTGCCTCTGCCCTGCAGCCAGCACCTGGCTACTTCACACTGAGATGGAACCTTCCATTTACCCTTGATTCAAATGCTTTACTGAGCACATGCATGTCCAACACCACGTGACACGGACTAGAGGCGTGGCCTCAAATAAGACCACACTTGCTGTCAGGGAGCGTGCGTGGACAGGGATGAGCGCACCCCACAAGGCTAtcctgagccctggaggcggGGCCACGCACTGACAAACCCTCTCAGGAAACGCCGCCAGGACAGGAAGCGCAACTGGAGGAGCAGACCTGAAGTGATTCAGGCAATCTTCATTTGGGGAAAATCCAGGTGCTTATGGGAACATTTTCACAGAATAACTAGAATAATGAGATATTTGGGTTTTTTAAGCACTGGGGCGCAAGTCTTCCTTCAAGATTCACCTATCGCTGAAAGGTTCTGTTTTATTCGGCAGACATTTCAACATGTCAGAGCAGCCGGCCCTGTCTGGGACAGGTTTCACCATCAGGAGACAGCTGGCCTGTCCTCCGCTCTCCCTCCCAGCCACAACGTGTCCTTCTACGCACGTTTCAGCTGAAACTCTGCACTTAGTTTTCTAACTCAGAGGGTTTGTCAACCTTTCACCTGCGAACTGACCTTTCACCTGCGAACTGAGGGCCTCGCATCTGTTCCTGCCTTGAGTTTCTTCACTACACCCCATCGCTGATTCTCTGTTCTCTAATCCAGCCATGGCTTACTCCAGGGAGAAGGCTGAACTTTCTACACCGCACATGAGTAACTCACACCACCCAACAGTGTGTGCGATGACTGTCGTCCGAAAGCATGAACATGCCTGAACTCGAATTTCACCCAACGTCATGAGCTATTCTTAAAAGACGGTGATTCTGGGAAACGTTTCTAAAAATTGAATGTGAGATCAACAGCAACGCCAGCTCTAAGGAGTGCCTGCAAGGAGACGGCGGGCCTGACCATGCCCAGGGCACAGGGAGGCAGCACTCACCAGCCCGCGCGGCGATCAGGTGCGTGGCCCTGTCAGGGGCGTCGGGGCTCAGCACCAGCCGAGTGAGGATCTTTGCTCCCAGCGCCGTGGCGTGGTAATGCTCCCGCGTCTTCTCTATCGGGAAGTTTGTCGGGTGCAGCCCACTGAAAATGATGGCCACGTCGGCCAGCACCTTGCTCTTGAGTTCCGGCACGATCTTGCGGATGTCTGGTGCCTCCTCGATCTCCTTGTTGAGGAAGCGGTCGTACTTGGCGTAGTAGTCGGTGTGCACACGCACCAGGATCTCCTCCAGGTAGATGAGGTGGTCATCCTCGTCcgtgtcctcctcctcctcctcctcctcctcctccacgcTCTGGTCCAGGGACTCGCCCGCGGTAACACCCGACAGCTCGCTGTTCTGTGACTCCGTCTCCGCCTCCTTCCTGTCGGCACAGCCATTGCCCAGGCCGCAGAGGCCGTCCCGCTCGCCCTCCTCCTGCCCACCCAGCTCGGGCCCCTTGTCTGGGGCATGCGTGCCGGGCTCGGCCTCTCCGGGGAGACTCAGTGCTGCAGGCCGCCCCGGCTCCAGGGAACTGCCCTGTGCCAGCGCCCCGGCTCCCTCTGGGGCGGCCTTCGGCTTCTGCCGGCTTCTCTTCCCCTCACTTTCGCCGtcagaggtggaggaggaagactTCGTGCCCTCGGACTCACTGCTGCTCTCGCTATCGCTGGATAAGTCGAAGTCCAGGTCAGTGCCCGTGGCACCCTGGGCAAGCCGCTGTCCCGGTGCTGCCCGGCCACCCTGCGCACAGGATCCTTGGGGCTCAGGAGTGCCTGCCAGCTCTCCGCTGCTGGTGGGGGCCTGGGCAGGGGGCCAGGTGTCCCTCTCGTCCGGTTTCCCGGGGCGGGGCGAGTCCTGCGGGGCGGCGGCCTCACTGCCGTTCAGCTCTTGAGCTGGCTTCTCCAGGCCATTGCTGGGCTCCACTCCAGGGGCCTGCATTCCCGCCTCGGGCTCTCTCACGGGTGGAGCTTGCTCTGAGATCTCGGTGCCTCGAGAAGAATGATTTACTAAATATGCATGCAAAAGGAAAAGTTACCACGATTCAGCATTAAACGTTAAACAACGTTCCAAGTTAAAGCAGCACCCTTCTTCATGGCTGTGAACTCCGGCCACCCTCTAGACCAGGCCTTGGCAACCTTGCTGTGAAGAGCCGGACAGGGTGAGCACCCCTTACTCGAAGTGCATGGGACCACAGATGTTTTGGACACTGAATGTTTTTCTGAGTTTGGAGTATTTGCGTTAAACTTACCACTTgaacatcccaaatctgaaaaatccaaaatgctccaatgagtaCTTCCTTTAAGCACCATGTGGGCACTCAAAAAGCTTTGGATCTGGGGGAGGAAGGATCCTCCATCTATAAGAACGACTGGAGGTTTCCAGGCTGCAGACCTGGCGCCCCCGTGGCCAGTTTCCCAAGCCCCGGTCTGGAGGAAGTCAGCAACTCCACGCTGACCCCACCCATCTGGTGAAAGTCTCTACCTTCTACAGGAATGACCCCAGTTCCACCCTCCTCTGGTTTTAACCTCCAAGTTCCATTTTAGTGACTAGAGCAGTAAATATATGCctcaaaatatctatttttaaaaactaaaggtCAAAAACACTTAACTTTTCATAGGGTGGACGTCAGCTGCATGCCTGCCTGACAGGTTAAACCACACTGCTCTCTGGGGCCCCAGCCCGCGCCGGGCCTGAACACTGCAGTCTGGGAACGGTTCTTCCCTGCAGCCACTGCCCCCACATTCGCTCTCTCTGCAGAATGCCATGGCCCAAGGCCCAGGGGTGCGTTTAAGGAAAATTGGGATGAGAGGAGTTATTCACATGTAAGGTTCAACAGCATCCTTTAGTTTTTATTCAACTGGGAAAACGCTTAAGTGAGggccattttttttaaagcccaaatCGAAACGACATACTATCCTGTTTTTCAGTACTATATAAATAAATCCAATAACCTCTactgaaacacaaataaaaaaacaaagcgTATCTTGAATTTATAGCAGTCAAAATAGAGATGAGAAATAAGAAGAACTAAACAATATGAAATGTAAATCCTGGAGAATCGGGAAGGAGGTTACCCACCTTTCTTTCTCGTCTGAGAGTCTCGGGACCCAGCGGGCGCATTCATGTCACCTGTGCCCTGGAAGTACACGTATTTCTTCACAGTTATCAGATTGGGGGCAAACTTCCAGACATCTTCTCGATCATCAATAATGCAAACCATTGAGTCTCCACAAGGAAAGAGATTTCTACAAGTGAAAATGCATAAttcacacaaaataataatgaaaagagttTAAGATTCTAACCCACATGTAACCAGCAGACAGCACGTTAATCAGAAACTGACACCAACCGCCCCGAAGCCCTTTCTGTTTGGGTCACATTTAAACCTCAGTAACATCTTCTCCACTGCTTCTGATTCTCCTTCAAGCCGGAGTTCGCAAACTGTTTCTTAAAGCGCCAGAGTCACTACTTCAGGCATGAAGGGCCACAGGGATGAAACCCCACTCTGACCGCGTGGGCGTggccatgttccaataaaacttcatgTACAAACCAGGCTGGGTAGCCTAAAGGCCAGAATTTGCTGACTCTGAAAATAGACTGGGATGAgctgtgtggctcatgcctggaattccagtgctttgggagggctgcttgagcctcggagtctgagaccagcctgagcaacacagtaagaccctgtctctacaaaaaatacaaaagttagccaggtgtggtggtgtgcacctgtagacccagctactcagaaggctgaaatgggaggatagcttgagcccaggaagtcaaggctgtggggagctgagaccacactactgcacttaggcctgggcaacagagttagaccgtctcaaaaacaaaaaaacaaaaaccagacttACTGCCGATGCAGAATTTCTAAGTGGACCTACAGCTACCTCCATGCAAACCACAGTGCCCGCCACTACAGCCTTTCCTGGGCGTGTCCCCATTCAATCCTATCATTCTGCCTTCAGGTGACTTTTCCCCTTAACTCATCACTAACAGCacctctcattctcttttgccCTGATTAATCTGCTCACTCTGGCGCTAACTAGCAAAAAGGAGGTTTCTGAAGTAAATACTTTCAGATTCTCTTCTTAGTTAACATCAGCTTGCATAGGCCTCACAGTCTGCGTGGACTCCCTAAACGTAAAAACCGAAGCACTGGGAGGTGGGCGGCCACCGTGAGCCAGGAAGCGGCTGAAGCTGAAGCTGCGACCACCAGGGCTTCTCGGGAGAACAAGCCACACCTGATGCGTTGCACCAGCAGGGACGGACTTCCGGGTGGAAATGGGGAAACTCCTCGTGCAGAGTGGGCAAGAAACGTCAAAGAATATAGAGGGATATAAAAACGTCTCTAcgcagggcagggaggggccgCCCTGTCAAAAAGGCTCAGAGGAGCTGACAGGAGGCGGCTCTGGagctcatggaaaggaagaaatggcaaaaaacaaaaagatgggcAAAAGTCATGTGACTTAGGATTTTATAAACTATTAGCAGGATTAACACAAGCAAGCTCCTAAGAAAACTATAAACCTCAGATGCTGATGCTGACGTCAAGAACTGCCCCTAAACCAGGGGCCCCACAGAGCTGCTGAACTTGTATGTGGGGTGGGGTTATCAACATTCCTCTGCCCACTCGAGTCCTTTTGGCTGCCACCTCCCTGATGCCATCCCATCCCTACGCCGGCCCTCCTGGGTTCTGGGCCCAAAAGTCCAGTCCCTGAGTTCCCCAGGAGCCCGGGTCACTCCCTGGATCCTCAGAGGCAAAAGCTGGCCTGCTGTGAGGACGCacacctgcctcctgcctctccaACCACAACTCTTCGCATAGGAATGAAAACCTGGAGCTAAAGGGACTAGAATGATCACATATGCCAGGGTTGGTTAAGCAAACAGATGCACAACGTCAGGCGGCGGCTGACTTCGAATCGGTGCCGTGTGACAGAGATGGGGCTGAGAGGATGACAGTCCCCGCCTCCACAGACACAAAAGCCCAGCTCGAGGGTGGTTTCAGGGAAGGGCTGTTGGGACGGGGCAGAGCCTGGACTGGGGGCCCTGCACAAGCACCAGGGGCTCAGGCAACCTGGGAGACAGTGGGAGTACAGGTTAGAAAGGAACTTTCTAAGTACTCTGAGGCTACCAAGGAAAACTGGAGAGGGGACATTCAATTCCTAAAAAACATCAATACAGATATATTGCtctaggccaggtgcgatggctcacgcctgtaatcccagcactttgggaggctgaggtgggaggatcatgaggtcaggagagagagaccaccctggctaacacagtgaaaccccgtctgtactaaaaatacaaaaaaaaaaaaaaattagctgggcaaggtggcgggcacctgtagtccctgctaagtcaggaggctgaggcaggagaatggcgtgaacctgggaggcagagcttgcagtgagctgagatcacaccactgcactccagcctgggtaacagagcgagactccgtctccaaaaaaaaagaaaaagaaaagaaacagaaaaagaaatactgctCTAAATCTCAAGATGCGATTTTTGAAATGGGAAATGAACAGCAAGAGGTCTTTGTGAGGAGCGTGGCCAGGTACATACCTAAGGTTTCCCGTTTTAGAAAACGGGTCAATGCATTCATCCCTGGATAATATTCGATGAGAAAAAAGCTTCTTCTCGGGGTCTAAAAAGCcttggaaaagaaaacaggagaaagatTACATGCCTGAGACACGTTTAGGTCACACAGCGCGTGGTGAAGCCTTGAATGTTATTTTACAGTGGCAAACACAAAACATGACGAATTGGCACCAAACACTCCATCCCTTTTCGTGTAAGACAGGGCTCATGTAGGGCTTCTTTTCTCTTACGGTGAACTTATTTGTCAAACACAAATCATGTCTGTATTAAGTGTTGATAATTCTATTAACATGGAAAATTTGTAACATCCTACTGAAGTGCCTGTCTAAACCAGATGGACATGACAATTACGGAAGGCATTTCATAAGTCAAACAAGTAAGTCACCGTTCAATCTCAAAACACTCTGCATGTGGTTCTTCGCGTGATGGAGTCTGGACGCTGAACTGAAACTACTCTGCGTCACCTCAGATACGGTCTTTCCTAACCCCGGGCGGGCAGCCCTGCTCTCATCTGTAATGGTTAGTGGAGAAAAGGTTACCATGGAAGCTTGCTTCTCCCAAGTTACTTTAGTAGAATCACACAAACTCACATGCTGTGTTGTAGAAATACACAGAAAGGTCAGTTACTTCTCACTATTACACACGTTTTAACGCTGGTAATTTAGGCAACATCGAGGAAGCCTGCCTGACAGAGGAGACTGGGAAGGAAGGATATCGCGACACCACACTGACCAGCTCGTGCAGAAGGTGCTTCCACAGCGAAGAATCTGCTTGGGCTACATTTGACTCTTGTACTTTACATGACATCTGTTAATTACAagtctactttaattttttaaaagtaagtttcTAAAGAGCTTTACATGCTTGATGCTCTGCTTTGACTCTTTAAAGACGGCAAAACCATGCTATCTGCAAACACCCCTTCTGCACTTCAGGAGGCACCACCGTCACAATCGAGAAATCAGGCGGAGGTTTCTTGGTACTACCTCTGCTCTGGGTTTCCTGATCTATAAATTTATCTTCTGAACTTTTAGCCTACTGTGTTATCCTCCTAAGTTTGCAAAGTCTTCAATTTACAGTGAAGTGCccataattttaaagaaagataatttaaaaataagtcatctCTTGCTAATTTACAAGAACCACAGAATATGTAGTAAACGTATTTCAGTTTGTGGAAGTAGGGgtactaacaaaaacaaaacagacttttcaGGTAATTTATTCTACTGGTAAAATACGTTGGAGGCATCAAGTTCAATGCCAATTTAATTTCACCGGCCATTTAAAACATTCTGGAGAGAAAAAGCGATGGTAAGTATGAAGCCTCACAAGGAAATGTTTCAGCTACTCATCATACAAGTGGCTGAAGCCAAAAATTTGGACACACCTCAAGAGATAGGCATTCCATGGCACCTAGATAACGTGTTTCAGAGTGTTTGTTCATTTAGCATTTCCTGAGTTTAACACTGCTTGGAATTTTGCTAGGAATATAAGGTACAGGAATGAATACAACACAATTATTACCCTCCCAAGAggctgaaattattaaaaaactgAACACATTAACACACAACCTCTATCTGGCATGACACGTGCAGGTCCCATGGAACAAAACGGAGACTAGATTGCAGAAGAGTGAGCCAGTCCAGAGTCGAGAGCTGGGACTGTGGTCTCATCATGGCACACAGGTCCCCTGCATAACCGTTAGCTCTGCATGAAGCAAAGGAGGCAGACTAGACATCTCAGAAGCACTGTGAACCCAAACTCCAACCACGCAGCCCACGTTCTCTCAAGACTTAAGTCTCACCAGAACACCTGGCTCCACGCCCCTGTATGGCACCCAGGGTCCACTTCCAGATCTGAACGCACCGCACAACGCCTGGCTCCACCTCTCCGTGTGGACACGGGGTCCACTTCTGGGATGTGAACGCGCCCTGACTGCACGCCACACAATCACTATTGTTTTCACGCTGGCTTTTAATCAACTACTCCCTGCACACATCCCTACTGGGCTCAGCCTCTGTACCACCATCTCTGAGATCACAAACGCGAGAAACATGTTGGCTGCTTTCTATACAGGTTGAAACATGCACATTACAGTTAAAACAGAAGAGCTGCTCTGTGCACCACCTTAGTTACCCTGCAGCCCCGTGGCACTACGCACGATGCACTCCGGGGTCCGTAAGATCTTCTGGGAAGATGAACCTGCCTCCTGGCTGAAGCATCACCACCTCCAAACATTTCAAATGCAGCACTGCCAGGAGCTTTCCCTTCCTTGATATCACTGGTTTGTTAGTATTTCAGTAACAAAAAGATACCTGGacttaaaggagaaataaacgCAATTGTTTCTTACTATATAAAGACACGTAACTTCTAGATGATCACTGAGGCCATGAAGTCGCTAAATCTGAAGTCTGTTAATAGAATTATTAGCGTCTCTACAATCACATAAAAGACACGCatcccgggccgggcgcggtggctcacgcctgtaatcccagcactttggg includes these proteins:
- the CTDP1 gene encoding RNA polymerase II subunit A C-terminal domain phosphatase isoform X1 — its product is MEVPAAGCVSCEGAPTATVAEVRCPGPAPLRLLEWRVAAGAAVRIGSVLAVFEAAASAQPAGAPQSRAASGGCVRPARPERRLRSERAGVVRELCAQPGQVVAPGAVLVKLEGCSHPVVMKGLCAECGQDLTQLQSKNGRQQVPLSTATVSMVHSVPELMVSSEQAEKLGREDQQRLHRNRKLVLMVDLDQTLIHTTEQHCQQMSNKGIFHFQLGRGEPMLHTRLRPHCKDFLEKIAKLYELHVFTFGSRLYAHTIAGFLDPEKKLFSHRILSRDECIDPFSKTGNLRNLFPCGDSMVCIIDDREDVWKFAPNLITVKKYVYFQGTGDMNAPAGSRDSQTRKKVNHSSRGTEISEQAPPVREPEAGMQAPGVEPSNGLEKPAQELNGSEAAAPQDSPRPGKPDERDTWPPAQAPTSSGELAGTPEPQGSCAQGGRAAPGQRLAQGATGTDLDFDLSSDSESSSESEGTKSSSSTSDGESEGKRSRQKPKAAPEGAGALAQGSSLEPGRPAALSLPGEAEPGTHAPDKGPELGGQEEGERDGLCGLGNGCADRKEAETESQNSELSGVTAGESLDQSVEEEEEEEEEDTDEDDHLIYLEEILVRVHTDYYAKYDRFLNKEIEEAPDIRKIVPELKSKVLADVAIIFSGLHPTNFPIEKTREHYHATALGAKILTRLVLSPDAPDRATHLIAARAGTKKVLQAQECGHLHVVNPDWLWSCLERWDKVEEQLFPLRDDHTKAQRENSPAAIPNREGVPPTTLFHPVPVLPKAQPGPEVRIYDSNTGKLIRTGAQGPPAPPSSLPVHQEPSSFRAVPPPQPQTFGEELPDTPDGEQPGPSRRKRQPSMSETMPLYTLCKEDLESMDKEVDDILGEGSDDSDSEKRRPEEQEEELQPQTPGARRERTLGAAASSERSAAGGRGPRGHKRKLNEEDAASESSRESSNEDEGSSSEADEMAKALEAELNDLM
- the CTDP1 gene encoding RNA polymerase II subunit A C-terminal domain phosphatase isoform X3, with translation MEVPAAGCVSCEGAPTATVAEVRCPGPAPLRLLEWRVAAGAAVRIGSVLAVFEAAASAQPAGAPQSRAASGGCVRPARPERRLRSERAGVVRELCAQPGQVVAPGAVLVKLEGCSHPVVMKGLCAECGQDLTQLQSKNGRQQVPLSTATVSMVHSVPELMVSSEQAEKLGREDQQRLHRNRKLVLMVDLDQTLIHTTEQHCQQMSNKGIFHFQLGRGEPMLHTRLRPHCKDFLEKIAKLYELHVFTFGSRLYAHTIAGFLDPEKKLFSHRILSRDECIDPFSKTGNLRNLFPCGDSMVCIIDDREDVWKFAPNLITVKKYVYFQGTGDMNAPAGSRDSQTRKKVNHSSRGTEISEQAPPVREPEAGMQAPGVEPSNGLEKPAQELNGSEAAAPQDSPRPGKPDERDTWPPAQAPTSSGELAGTPEPQGSCAQGGRAAPGQRLAQGATGTDLDFDLSSDSESSSESEGTKSSSSTSDGESEGKRSRQKPKAAPEGAGALAQGSSLEPGRPAALSLPGEAEPGTHAPDKGPELGGQEEGERDGLCGLGNGCADRKEAETESQNSELSGVTAGESLDQSVEEEEEEEEEDTDEDDHLIYLEEILVRVHTDYYAKYDRFLNKEIEEAPDIRKIVPELKSKVLADVAIIFSGLHPTNFPIEKTREHYHATALGAKILTRLVLSPDAPDRATHLIAARAGTKKVLQAQECGHLHVVNPDWLWSCLERWDKVEEQLFPLRDDHTKAQRENSPAAIPNREGVPPTTLFHPVPVLPKAQPGPEVRIYDSNTGKLIRTGAQGPPAPPSSLPVHQEPSSFRWTTSSGKAATTATARRGGLRSRRRSSSPRRQGLAGSGHLGQRRPARGARQAAGGPEATRGS
- the CTDP1 gene encoding RNA polymerase II subunit A C-terminal domain phosphatase isoform X2 gives rise to the protein MEVPAAGCVSCEGAPTATVAEVRCPGPAPLRLLEWRVAAGAAVRIGSVLAVFEAAASAQPAGAPQSRAASGGCVRPARPERRLRSERAGVVRELCAQPGQVVAPGAVLVKLEGCSHPVVMKGLCAECGQDLTQLQSKNGRQQVPLSTATVSMVHSVPELMVSSEQAEKLGREDQQRLHRNRKLVLMVDLDQTLIHTTEQHCQQMSNKGIFHFQLGRGEPMLHTRLRPHCKDFLEKIAKLYELHVFTFGSRLYAHTIAGFLDPEKKLFSHRILSRDECIDPFSKTGNLRNLFPCGDSMVCIIDDREDVWKFAPNLITVKKYVYFQGTGDMNAPAGSRDSQTRKKGTEISEQAPPVREPEAGMQAPGVEPSNGLEKPAQELNGSEAAAPQDSPRPGKPDERDTWPPAQAPTSSGELAGTPEPQGSCAQGGRAAPGQRLAQGATGTDLDFDLSSDSESSSESEGTKSSSSTSDGESEGKRSRQKPKAAPEGAGALAQGSSLEPGRPAALSLPGEAEPGTHAPDKGPELGGQEEGERDGLCGLGNGCADRKEAETESQNSELSGVTAGESLDQSVEEEEEEEEEDTDEDDHLIYLEEILVRVHTDYYAKYDRFLNKEIEEAPDIRKIVPELKSKVLADVAIIFSGLHPTNFPIEKTREHYHATALGAKILTRLVLSPDAPDRATHLIAARAGTKKVLQAQECGHLHVVNPDWLWSCLERWDKVEEQLFPLRDDHTKAQRENSPAAIPNREGVPPTTLFHPVPVLPKAQPGPEVRIYDSNTGKLIRTGAQGPPAPPSSLPVHQEPSSFRAVPPPQPQTFGEELPDTPDGEQPGPSRRKRQPSMSETMPLYTLCKEDLESMDKEVDDILGEGSDDSDSEKRRPEEQEEELQPQTPGARRERTLGAAASSERSAAGGRGPRGHKRKLNEEDAASESSRESSNEDEGSSSEADEMAKALEAELNDLM
- the CTDP1 gene encoding RNA polymerase II subunit A C-terminal domain phosphatase isoform X4, with the translated sequence MKGLCAECGQDLTQLQSKNGRQQVPLSTATVSMVHSVPELMVSSEQAEKLGREDQQRLHRNRKLVLMVDLDQTLIHTTEQHCQQMSNKGIFHFQLGRGEPMLHTRLRPHCKDFLEKIAKLYELHVFTFGSRLYAHTIAGFLDPEKKLFSHRILSRDECIDPFSKTGNLRNLFPCGDSMVCIIDDREDVWKFAPNLITVKKYVYFQGTGDMNAPAGSRDSQTRKKVNHSSRGTEISEQAPPVREPEAGMQAPGVEPSNGLEKPAQELNGSEAAAPQDSPRPGKPDERDTWPPAQAPTSSGELAGTPEPQGSCAQGGRAAPGQRLAQGATGTDLDFDLSSDSESSSESEGTKSSSSTSDGESEGKRSRQKPKAAPEGAGALAQGSSLEPGRPAALSLPGEAEPGTHAPDKGPELGGQEEGERDGLCGLGNGCADRKEAETESQNSELSGVTAGESLDQSVEEEEEEEEEDTDEDDHLIYLEEILVRVHTDYYAKYDRFLNKEIEEAPDIRKIVPELKSKVLADVAIIFSGLHPTNFPIEKTREHYHATALGAKILTRLVLSPDAPDRATHLIAARAGTKKVLQAQECGHLHVVNPDWLWSCLERWDKVEEQLFPLRDDHTKAQRENSPAAIPNREGVPPTTLFHPVPVLPKAQPGPEVRIYDSNTGKLIRTGAQGPPAPPSSLPVHQEPSSFRAVPPPQPQTFGEELPDTPDGEQPGPSRRKRQPSMSETMPLYTLCKEDLESMDKEVDDILGEGSDDSDSEKRRPEEQEEELQPQTPGARRERTLGAAASSERSAAGGRGPRGHKRKLNEEDAASESSRESSNEDEGSSSEADEMAKALEAELNDLM